CTGGGTCAGCGGGACCTGCTTGCCCTGGCGGTCGATGACCTCTTTGATCGGGTTCGGCGGGCACCACCGGCCGCCCGAAGCCAGCGTCGCCGCGACGTTGGACAGCTCCAACGGGTTGATCGCCACCGGTCCCAGCGTGAACGAGCCGAGGTTCTGCCCCTTGATCATGTCGGCCAGGCTCTGGTTGCCGTGGCCCGAAGTGCCCGCTTCGGTGAACGAGCGCATGCCGAGCCGAACCGCCATGTCGACGGTCGGGGTGACCCCGACGGCCTGGATCAGCTTCACGAACGCGGTGTTCGGGGAGGTGGCCAGCGCCTCCGTCACCGACATGGGTGATTTGTACCGGCCCGCGTTCTCGACGCAATAGGTGGCGGCCGGGCACCCGCGGGCGCCACCGTTACCCATGCCTTTGGCCTCGAACCGCCCTGGCACGTCGAGCTGGGCGTTGATGCCGAGACCTTTCTCCATGGCCGCGGCCGTGGTGAAGACCTTGAAGATGGAGCCCGCGCCGTCGCCGACCATCGAGTACGGCTGCGGCTGCACGGTCTCGCTCGCGTCCCGGTTCAGGCCGTAGGTGCGGCTGCTGGCCATCGCGAGCACCGGATGCGTGTCCTGCCCCGGCGCGACGACGGACATGACCTCCGCGATGTTGTCCAGGTTCGGGTTCGCCGCTTCGGTCACCGCGCGTTTCACCGAGTCCTGCACGGCCGGATCCAGGGTGGTCCGGATCAGGTAGCCGCCCTTCTCGATCTGTTCGCGGCTGATGCCCGCGTTGGCCAGGTACTGCAGCGCGTAGTCGCAGAAGAAGCCGCGGTCGTTGGCGGCGATGCAGCCGCGCGGCAGGCCCTTGGGTTCCGGCAGCACGCCCAGCGGCTTGGTCTTCGCCTCCCGGAACTCCTCGGCGCGGCTGGGGATGTTCTGGATCATGGTGTCCAGCACCGTGTTGCGCCTGGCCAGCACGCCGTCGGGGTTGGTGTAGGGGTTCAGCTTGGACGAGCTCTGCACCATGCCCGCGAGCATCGCGGCCTGCGAGACGTTCAGTTCGGCCGCGTCGACGCCGAAGTAGGTCTTCGCGGCGTCCTGGATGCCGTAGGAGGAGTTACCGAACGGGACGAGGTTGAGGTACCTGGTGAGGATCTCGTCCTTGGTGAGCTCCCGGTCCAGCGTCAGCGCCATCCGGATCTCCCGGATCTTGCGGGCGGGAGTGGTCTCGATGGCGGCGCGGCGCTCGGCGTCGGTCTTGGCGACCACCAGCAGCTGGAAGTTCTTCACGTACTGCTGGTCCAGCGTCGACGCGCCCTGCTGGACCTCGCCGCTGGCGCTGTTGGTGAGGAACGCGCGTAGCGTGCCCTGCCAGTCGACGCCCTCGTGCTCGGCGAAGCGACGGTCCTCGATGGACACGATCGCCAGTTTCATGTCGTTGGAGATCCGGTCGCTGGGCACCTCGAATCGGCGCTGCTCGTACAGCCAGGCGATCGGATTGCCCGCCGCGTCGACCATGGTCGAGACCGCGGGGACCGTTCCCTCGACCAGCTCCGCGGAGACGTTGTCGACGGCGTCGGCGGCACGGTTGGAGACGAACCCGAAGCCGCCGGCGAGCGGGAACAACAACCCGGCGACGAGCACGGAGGCCAGCACGCAGCTGCCGGCCAGCCGCGCGAGCGTATGTGTGATCGGCACGAATCAAGACTACGGGGTGCCATCCGAGCCTTCTTGGCGGCATTTGTCCGGAGCCCGGAACTGGTTGTTCGCGAACCGGAATGGGCGTGTCGCGCGATCGCACCCGGCGTGTCGCCGGAGGGCGCGCACGCAATCTGCCTGCCCGTCCAGTGCGCGCCCGGACTTGCAGGGACGGACGTACCAAAAAATCTCGAGGTGGTCTTGCGCAAGCGCCATACCTTTACCTAGATTGAGAACCCAGTGTGATAGAGCTAACACTCAAAGTGGAATGTGGTGCACTTCGCAGCGGGGTTTGGGTGCTGCGTGGTGACAACGCGATTCTGGAGCGCCGTTGACCGGTGTTCGGACTGCAAAGGGGCACACCAAATGCACATGACAACCCCCATCGCTCGATTGGACGTGGAGCAGGCCGAAGCAAGGATCGCCTGGGTAGCCCAGGCCCGATGCAAGGAAGTGGACCCCGATCAGTTGTTCGTGCGCGGCGCGGCCCAGCGCAAAGCCGCGACGATCTGCAGGCACTGTCCCGTGCTCATGCAGTGCGGCGCCGACGCGCTCGACAACCGGGTGGAGTTCGGTGTGTGGGGCGGCATGACCGAACGGCAGCGCCGCGCCTTGTTGAAGCAGCATCCGGAAGTGACCTCGTGGGCCGATTTCTTCCAGGCCCAGCGTCAGCATCAAGTGGCTATGTAGTCCCGCCAAATCGAAACGGAGCCCGCGCAAGCGGGCTCAGTTTCGTTTCAGGACGGATATTTCCGTCCGGAGCGATAGCGGATACGCCTAAGTATCAGGCGGTGGCGCGCACCGTGCCCGCGAGCTGATCGCCGACGACACGCAGCGCGTCGAGGTCGGACACCTCGAACGGCAGCGCGGTGACCGAGACGATCGGCACTCGCGGATGCGCGCCCGTGAACCGATGCAGCAGGTGCTGTTCCCGTTTGTCGGTGGC
Above is a genomic segment from Nocardia sputorum containing:
- a CDS encoding WhiB family transcriptional regulator produces the protein MHMTTPIARLDVEQAEARIAWVAQARCKEVDPDQLFVRGAAQRKAATICRHCPVLMQCGADALDNRVEFGVWGGMTERQRRALLKQHPEVTSWADFFQAQRQHQVAM
- a CDS encoding penicillin-binding protein — encoded protein: MPITHTLARLAGSCVLASVLVAGLLFPLAGGFGFVSNRAADAVDNVSAELVEGTVPAVSTMVDAAGNPIAWLYEQRRFEVPSDRISNDMKLAIVSIEDRRFAEHEGVDWQGTLRAFLTNSASGEVQQGASTLDQQYVKNFQLLVVAKTDAERRAAIETTPARKIREIRMALTLDRELTKDEILTRYLNLVPFGNSSYGIQDAAKTYFGVDAAELNVSQAAMLAGMVQSSSKLNPYTNPDGVLARRNTVLDTMIQNIPSRAEEFREAKTKPLGVLPEPKGLPRGCIAANDRGFFCDYALQYLANAGISREQIEKGGYLIRTTLDPAVQDSVKRAVTEAANPNLDNIAEVMSVVAPGQDTHPVLAMASSRTYGLNRDASETVQPQPYSMVGDGAGSIFKVFTTAAAMEKGLGINAQLDVPGRFEAKGMGNGGARGCPAATYCVENAGRYKSPMSVTEALATSPNTAFVKLIQAVGVTPTVDMAVRLGMRSFTEAGTSGHGNQSLADMIKGQNLGSFTLGPVAINPLELSNVAATLASGGRWCPPNPIKEVIDRQGKQVPLTQQACEQVVEPGLANTLANAMSKDDTAGTAAGAAQSAGWNLPMSGKTGTTESHRSSAFLGFTNALAAAVYVYGDSPTPGEICSFPLRNCGDGNLFGGNEPARTWFNAIKPVIPLFPPPGLPPLDDKYVRGANNAQVPDVVGMPQGEATAKLVAAGFQVSPVTGAGDRPKGTVMGTAPNGSAIPGSVITLYISDGTVRAAPPPGPAAPPPGIPGLPPPPLLPPIPIPIPIPR